A genomic stretch from Camarhynchus parvulus chromosome 11, STF_HiC, whole genome shotgun sequence includes:
- the HSBP1 gene encoding heat shock factor-binding protein 1: protein MAETDPKSVQDLTAVVQTLLQQMQDKFQTMSDQIIGRIDDMSCRIDDLERNIADLMMQAGVEELEGENKTPASNKG from the exons ATGGCCGAGACCGACCCCAAGAGCGTCCAGGACCTGACGGCCGTG GTGCAGACATTGCTCCAGCAAATGCAGGACAAGTTTCAAACCATGTCTGACCAAATAATTGGAAGAA TCGATGACATGAGCTGCCGCATCGATGACCTGGAGCGCAACATCGCCGACCTCATGATGCAGGCGGGCGTGGAGGAGCTCGAGGGGGAGAACAAGACCCCGGCTTCCAACAAGGGCTAA